In Cryptomeria japonica chromosome 10, Sugi_1.0, whole genome shotgun sequence, a genomic segment contains:
- the LOC131054452 gene encoding cysteine-rich receptor-like protein kinase 2, with amino-acid sequence MAARGRQVENMVMLIILSSMLRVPIRADPETKLLYYQCDYSPSSNATRFERILNAALASVVKEVGAYGFATAEEDASTGTATDSVFVLAQCRKDKSPADCVDCIKVAGNKARSCASESCKAYYDGCYLRYENHNFSDTYTDATHRAFCGQANAPDSSSFSATGRTLISDLCTATPLIKDYFAADTRQGPSNTTIYGLAFCLSSIQRNSCQDCLKTAQENIIKCFPRSDGRAIDAGCYLRYDSKPFFPSNATTYLTPFLPTVKGKASSVKSIIIGVVGGGFLVCLITCLLLLRKQMMQKGQKKGEIEGATELRGPENFDFKALKKATNNFDQANKLGEGGFGEVFKGTLKTGKVVAVKKLTLGRSAFATSEFESEVKLISNVHHRNLVRLLGCCRQGQERLLIYEYMPNSSLDRILYGKNKKLLSWKERFNIILGTARGLAYLHEEFHVCIIHRDIKSSNILLDDNFQAKIADFGLARLLPNDKSHISTRFAGTLGYTAPEYATRGKLTEKVDTYSFGVVVLEIVSGRKCIDLKQPPHMQYLLQWVWSLYEDNKVLEVVESGNQMEGYSEEEVMRVINLALQCIQASVSHRPSMSEVVTILLSNDEIDFQKPLQPALVDGESLAYGTPSYQSNATITGTLSAR; translated from the exons ATGGCTGCAAGGGGCCGGCAAGTGGAGAATatggttatgttgattattttgtcgTCCATGTTAAGAGTCCCCATTAGGGCAGATCCAGAGACCAAACTTTTATACTACCAATGCGACTACAGCCCCAGCAGCAACGCAACCCGCTTTGAGCGAATTTTGAACGCCGCGCTGGCATCTGTGGTGAAAGAAGTTGGTGCATATGGATTTGCTACAGCAGAAGAGGATGCATCTACAGGGACAGCAACAGATTCAGTTTTCGTTCTTGCGCAGTGCAGAAAGGATAAATCCCCTGCCGATTGCGTCGATTGCATAAAGGTTGCAGGGAACAAAGCACGCAGCTGCGCCTCAGAGTCCTGCAAAGCATACTACGACGGCTGTTATCTGCGTTACGAGAATCACAATTTTTCTGATACATACACTGATGCCACACATAGAGCCTTCTGCGGCCAAGCCAACGCCCCTGATTCCAGTTCATTTTCGGCAACAGGTCGAACTTTGATAAGTGATCTTTGCACTGCAACTCCACTAATAAAGGATTATTTTGCGGCGGATACGAGACAAGGGCCGTCTAATACGACAATCTATGGACTTGCCTTCTGTTTGAGTTCCATTCAAAGGAATTCCTGCCAAGATTGCCTAAAGACTGCTCAGGAAAACATAATTAAGTGTTTTCCTCGCTCGGATGGACGGGCTATAGACGCTGGCTGCTACTTGCGATACGATTCCAAACCCTTTTTTCCAAGCAACGCGACTACCTATTTGACACCATTCCTACCCACAG TGAAGGGAAAGGCGAGTTCTGTAAAGTCGATAATAATTGGTGTCGTAGGAGGGGGATTCCTAGTTTGCCTTATAACTTGTCTCCTCCTCCTCCGGAAGCAGATGATGCAAAAAGGGCAGaaaaaag GGGAAATTGAAGGAGCAACGGAACTGCGCGGACCTGAAAATTTTGACTTCAAGGCACTGAAAAAGGCGACTAACAATTTCGATCAAGCAAATAAACTCGGAGAAGGAGGGTTTGGTGAAGTATTTAAG GGTACGTTGAAAACTGGCAAAGTTGTGGCGGTGAAAAAACTGACATTAGGTCGTTCTGCTTTCGCAACTTCTGAATTCGAAAGCGAAGTGAAACTCATTTCTAATGTTCATCACAGAAATCTTGTGCGTTTACTTGGATGTTGCAGACAAGGACAGGAAAGACTGCTGATTTATGAGTACATGCCGAATAGCAGTCTTGACAGAATATTATATG gaaaaaacaaaaaacttttgAGTTGGAAGGAAAGGTTCAACATTATCCTGGGCACTGCTCGTGGTCTGGCTTATCTACATGAGGAATTCCATGTTTGTATCATCCATCGTGATATTAAATCCAGCAATATATTACTTGACGACAACTTTCAGGCAAAAATAGCAGATTTTGGTCTGGCAAGACTTCTTCCAAATGATAAAAGTCATATTAGCACAAGATTTGCAGGAACCTT AGGATACACGGCTCCTGAATACGCTACCCGTGGGAAATTAACAGAGAAAGTTGACACCTATAGCTTTGGTGTCGTTGTTCTTGAAATTGTCAGTGGTAGAAAATGCATTGACTTGAAGCAACCACCTCATATGCAATATCTGCTTCAATGG GTTTGGAGCCTATACGAAGATAACAAGGTTTTAGAAGTGGTGGAAAGTGGAAACCAGATGGAAGGGTATAGTGAGGAAGAGGTGATGAGGGTGATAAACCTTGCGCTTCAATGCATACAAGCCTCTGTCAGTCATAGGCCATCAATGTCTGAGGTCGTGACAATACTGTTAAGTAATGATGAGATTGATTTTCAAAAACCTTTGCAACCAGCCCTCGTAGATGGAGAAAGTTTGGCTTATGGCACACCTTCATATCAATCCAATGCAACGATTACGGGAACCCTTAGTGCTCGTTAG